A region of the Montipora foliosa isolate CH-2021 chromosome 8, ASM3666993v2, whole genome shotgun sequence genome:
atttttacttgatttGTGGGGAAAGGATGGTATTGGGAAGGGTCGTATTGGTTCGAAGCTTAAAGTGAATTTGTTACCGTGGTTACGTGGTAACAAATGCCAGCTCGCGCAGTTTGTTAAAATGCACGTAATGATGTAATGAATAGTAAACTTCGGATTCGCCACGGAAATTACCATTTGTGAAGCTTCAAGCAGCATCAGACCTCTTTTTCCGATACACTGGTGACCGTTTGCTCCAAAACGATGACTGCGAAATAAATCATTGAGGGCGACGAAAGGCACAAGACTTGACTGAGGGCAGAAGATATCACTAAACATCTGGTCGGCCGATTTGTTCGACCATGCCATTGACTGTGTTGGCCTTAAAGGCGTTGTTGTTTCCTAGGAGTCGTTATGTCGGAAGTATCAACAAAAAGGAATTCTTGGAAAGCCATTAAGACTATTCATCTGCAAAGAAATAAACCTATTTGTTTCTCTGAATAGAAAGCACGACACGCAAGATGGCGGCGAATAATTATAAATCTTCATTACCTCGTATCACTGATCACGAAGTCGGCCGATCATCCAAGACTGTCACGTTTTACATCAACGGTGATCGAAATTTCCGTGGACATGTTATGATCCTAACTTCCAGAAGATTTCGGAGTGTAGAAATACTTCTGATGGAACTTGGTCGCTTAAGGTACTTTAAGGATTTACCCTTGGGAGTGCGTTACCTATTCTCGCTGGAGAGTGGCACGAAAGTTGACAACCTTGATCAGTTAATTGACGGCAAAGCTTACGTTTGCTCTTCCCACTCCCGTTTCAAAAGGATTTCATACGGAGGGACTCAGCGTCAGTCCCACTGGAGTTCCAGACGACCGTTTGAAGTGCCTGATATACACGAAATGGAGAATAACGAGTTAAAACGACGACACCTCGGGGTTAACAAAACGACGGAGCAGTCAAGGCAGCGGGGACACTCAAATCCGCATGTTTTAGCGACTGTTGGTAAAGTAAACATGAAACCAAGAATTGTAACCGTGATCAGAAATGGGCCACACAAACCTCGAACAGTCGTAAAAACTCTGTTAAACAAAAGGACGGCACAAAAACTCGAGCAAGTTTTAGATGAAGTGGCTAATGCGTTCGGAAATACTGGCGGGTTGAGCCCTCCGAGAAAACTGTACACCGTTACGGGACAACATGTTCGGGATGTGGCCGAACTATTTCGCGACGAAAATAAGGTATTTATTGCTGTGGGAAGCGAGAAGTTTAGTCCTGACGAGATCTCGGATATTTTGGAAGACTTGGACCAAAACGCGAGCACAAAAAGGCATAATAAGGGAAAGCAATCGAAATTGAGTAACGAAGGAATGTCACACagcaaacaaagaaaggacAAAGAACTCGAACAGAGTAAATCTCTGGCTGTACTCGAGGAAAGCAAACTACCAAAGTTGCCAGATATTCATGTTAAAGTTGAGAATGGACCGAAACAAGAAATCATTAGCAAAGCACACGCACAAACTGCAGCAAAACGTGCTCGAGTTAGTCACGACAAAGATagaaaagctaaaaataacgaaACACGAAACCCGGAAAGGAAAAGTCAGGCTGGGTTTAAACTACCTCAAATTAACAACAATAACTTAGTATCTAaaccagaaaaagaaaataaggaaaatactGAAATCTCTAAACCTAGCGGAGCGACGAAAAACAGTCTTTTCGGAGTTGAAAATGCTGCACATAACGATGTTAGCCATTCAGAAGTTACTAGTGACGATCATActggcaaagaaaaacaaaataggaaaaattCTGATAGCAAGAGACATACGGTGAACAACAATAAAGCTCGTAATAAAACGTTACGAGACGATAGCGGAATTGTATCTGAGGAGGAGGTGAAATATGGCACAGTGACGGACAGAAACGTCGAAGATGTATACCACATCGGAAAGAAAATCGGAGACGGCAACTTCGCTGACGTGCGCGAGTGTGTTGATAAAATAACAAAGAAGGAATTCGCTTTGAAAATTGTGGATAAGAGTAAAATTAGAGGCAAAGAACAAATGATTAGGGACGAGATAGAGATCATGCGGAGATGCAAGCATCCAAATATTGTTCGAATGTACGAAGATTATGACGCTACGCGCCACATTTACTTGGTGATGGAGCTGATCAAAGGAGGTGATCTCTTCGATGCTATATCATCCTCGGTGAAATTCACAGAAGATGTTACAAAGAACTATGTTAAGGACGTCTGTAAATCATTAGCTTACTTACACAAGAGAAAAATTGTTCATAGAGATCTCAAGCCGGAAAATCTACTTGTAAGTTGAACACATGCATTGCAGCTAGAATTTACACctttattttcataaaataatAAGACATTAGTACTTTAGTATTGCTGCCACTCGGTCACCGGAAAATCAACAGCAGACCACATCTTAAAAGTCAACTTTGACATCTGGTGCGAGAAAAACAGATTACGCTATTAATTGTTTCATGGCTCGGCGGACGTGAGAGTTGAAAATGTCACCGTTTGGTTTTTCTCGTCGAAGACCTAAAAGGGAAAATTTCGGACGAAAGCAATTGCGTAATCCACGTATTGAAATTACGTAGATGGAGGTTAATGCAAAACTAAGGTTTGGATAAAATATCCaaagagaaaacattttcattgttttgcaAATTCAAAGAACAGCTATGCTTTTAATCTCGCGTCCTATTCAAACAATCACACACCAATTTTCATTAAAATCGGCTTTTGTTTGGTTAATTTTGCACCGGGGCATTAAGCTTTCTACTGCTGTAACCATGGTGACCGAGTTTGACCTTGATTTTGCAGCCGTGACCAACTCGTCCCTTGTTTCGCATTATTCTATTATCGTCAATTGCTTTTCTCTGCGATCACTAGAACGTTTTTATTTGAGCGTTGGGAGTGAAGTTGAAATTTCGTTGGTTTTGCACTACTTTAAAAGATACGATCAAGAAACTTGCTTCACAACCACGTCCGATTTCAGACaaacaacttaaggacggtacctactaattcaaaggtgttttttccccggtttatgattatgcaggaaatgtagatcttgacaagtgtcactgaaatccaaaaaaaaaaattgggggtaaccacgcattcttccaagataattcatgaataatatttgtaaaaagctttaaaatacaaagcaatgtatggtgttctttctcaaattgaagcttaattatctctcaaaaatgcatggttacccccaattttctttttgggtaccaAGACTACTCACTAAGATCTACTTGCTCCAgacagttttaaaccgcgcaaaaaatatccctgtattagtgagcatcaccgataggaaacttgagtatctcgagatgcgcagaacgtatgcgcaaattagcaatagtaggcaccgtccttaagaattGCTCGTTCGACTCTTCCCGCGCTTTCTCCCCCACGGTTAACACCGGCTGCATGTATCTGCTATGCAATATCATTGGCTCATTCGATTCCTTGTGGCTGCTTAATTGGTCAGAGTAATCACTTTGTAAATCTGGCACTTAGTAACGGGCAGTGATAGGCACAGGACGTGAACAGGGTTAGTCAAGGTGTGCTCGTCCATAAACCACCGTGCCATAAACCTAAGATGGGTTTCTCAAAGTTGGCCGAAAAACCAGAAAGTTTTTTAACATGATTTTTATGAACTCAAGACTTAATGCAACCGTTTAGATTCGCTTTCAGGACAAAAGGAATCAATATGATGCCACTGAGCAGCTCACAAGCtttgtctcaaaaatgcacCCTAGGGAGCATCCGCATACTAGTGAAATCATGTAGGCTGTTTCCATGGTTACTAGATAGATAGGTTTTGTAACAGAACGAGCTAATGTGTGGTGTTAATTCGTTTTTATTTCAGGTCCACAAGAAACCAAACGGTCAAACAGTCCTCAAACTTGCCGACTTCGGCTTAGCTATAGAGGTCAAATCTCCAATTTTTACCGTCTGTGGTACACCAACTTACGTTGCCCCTGAAATACTTGAGGAGACTGGATACGGACTGAAGGTAGACATGTGGGCAGCGGGCGTCATAACCTATATCATGCTGTGCGGTTTCCCGCCATTTCGCAGCGCTAAGCGTGATCAGGATGAATTGTTCGATTTGATAATGGAGGGAGATTACGAATTCCTGTCTCCATACTGGGATAACATTTCCGATGAAGCCAAGGATCTGATCTCGAAGCTGCTCGTTGTGAATCCGAACAGTAGATATTCAGCTGAAGACGTATTAGCTCACTCTTGGGTGAAGAACACACCAGATTCGGATCTCGACCGTGACGAGTTCCTCGGTCGAAAGATCGCTCCTCCAAGGACGCGGTTTAAAGCTGCAGCTATCGCTGTTCAAGGAGCCAAGAGGTTTGAAAGTCTAGCGGAACAGTTCAAGCGTCAACGAGGGGAGAAAGTTATTGTTAGGTGATACGATGGGAATACAAGAACCGTTCTCTTGAAATCCTTTCAGTTCATGATCATTTTCATCAACCATCGAGTTTGATAGGGTGTACATGCTCTTTGACAGTTGCGACTTTCATTCGACCTTTGGATGCATCATTATGCATCCTGCCTCATCGTATGCACAATTGATTGTAAACTTGTCTGGTAATTTTGCGCGGCTTTAGTATTTTCTACCAAGATGGCCTTCCGTTATACCGTCCACTTGAACTTCAGGGTTTTATACTCAGACTGTCCCTGCACTATGATATGCTGCGCGggttattaaaaaaacttgacgAAAGGGATGTTTTTCGAGGGCATGGAATTAAGTTAAAATGTATGCTCAGCTTCAGTCTTTCTAGTTGTTATTTATCAGTATCGAAGAAAAGATATTTAATGAAATTTTCTCCAATTCACAGTTAAGCAGTGCCGGGTGATCACACTGTCAAAATGAATAACTTAGTTTATACTTGGCCCCGAGTTTGTGATCCATCGCTGATGTAGATAATGTCAGTAGAGTTGTACAAATTTGTTATAAATACATACCATCACCCATTCACTCGTTTTAACCTCTTAATTACAGACTGCTATAAATGGTGTGACTGATACTTGTACAGCTAGTTTTAAATGTCATTGTTGTATTTTTTGTAGTTAGATACAGATGATAATtgattgaaataattatttggaatgcaaagtgtttttttttttttttttttgtgggggggggggggggtctggTAACGGTGTTAGACTATTATAACGTTCAAACTTTTGAAATCGGTAAAGAATAGTTGAGTCCTCTACCGAATGACATGCTAATATGCCCAGAGCAAAATATAAATAACCAAAACAATTAAAAGTAAGAGCTATATCCATCTGATTAAAAATGTGCTGTTAAATCATCAGAAACCTCACACTAGATACTTGTGGAAATATGAAACAATTTTTATGTcctccataaaaaaaaaatcatatcgaTCTTACGAACCTCATTTCTAAATAATTTGACACCAATCATGCACCTCAACTCACCCGAGAGAGATCCAAGCTTTACAAGAGATACTGAAGATTTCAGGCAACGCCCTAGCCCAACCCTAGCCCGGGTTGTTCGACTCATGGtcagcgctaaccagcgttaaatactatagaaacctataggttttgatacctcctAACCAAAGGGTAGCGCTAACCAGGCGTCGAGTAACTGGCCCCTCA
Encoded here:
- the LOC138012812 gene encoding serine/threonine-protein kinase DCLK1-like, translating into MAANNYKSSLPRITDHEVGRSSKTVTFYINGDRNFRGHVMILTSRRFRSVEILLMELGRLRYFKDLPLGVRYLFSLESGTKVDNLDQLIDGKAYVCSSHSRFKRISYGGTQRQSHWSSRRPFEVPDIHEMENNELKRRHLGVNKTTEQSRQRGHSNPHVLATVGKVNMKPRIVTVIRNGPHKPRTVVKTLLNKRTAQKLEQVLDEVANAFGNTGGLSPPRKLYTVTGQHVRDVAELFRDENKVFIAVGSEKFSPDEISDILEDLDQNASTKRHNKGKQSKLSNEGMSHSKQRKDKELEQSKSLAVLEESKLPKLPDIHVKVENGPKQEIISKAHAQTAAKRARVSHDKDRKAKNNETRNPERKSQAGFKLPQINNNNLVSKPEKENKENTEISKPSGATKNSLFGVENAAHNDVSHSEVTSDDHTGKEKQNRKNSDSKRHTVNNNKARNKTLRDDSGIVSEEEVKYGTVTDRNVEDVYHIGKKIGDGNFADVRECVDKITKKEFALKIVDKSKIRGKEQMIRDEIEIMRRCKHPNIVRMYEDYDATRHIYLVMELIKGGDLFDAISSSVKFTEDVTKNYVKDVCKSLAYLHKRKIVHRDLKPENLLVHKKPNGQTVLKLADFGLAIEVKSPIFTVCGTPTYVAPEILEETGYGLKVDMWAAGVITYIMLCGFPPFRSAKRDQDELFDLIMEGDYEFLSPYWDNISDEAKDLISKLLVVNPNSRYSAEDVLAHSWVKNTPDSDLDRDEFLGRKIAPPRTRFKAAAIAVQGAKRFESLAEQFKRQRGEKVIVR